Proteins from one Desulfocurvus vexinensis DSM 17965 genomic window:
- a CDS encoding YdcF family protein produces the protein MTASTLRRALGRLFMVTGALGLGLLLAGAGAVAVVGGLLCVQDEPRSAEAMVVLGGQYFRPVHAARLYARGLAPEVWISRPETPPEATLLPQVGVDLPPQEEIYRRLLVLHGVPEAAIHFYGREVQSTAEEATLLAQALRARPQGPPQTLLVVTSPYHVLRARLIFEAAFPGTQVLAVATPDEPFPRRWWSRQGSAVRVVNETAKLTWYLLGGRFSSSAPAPAPAPAPGS, from the coding sequence ATGACCGCAAGCACCCTGCGCCGCGCTCTAGGGCGGCTGTTCATGGTCACGGGGGCCCTGGGCCTGGGGCTGCTGCTGGCCGGGGCCGGGGCCGTGGCCGTGGTCGGCGGGCTGCTCTGCGTGCAGGACGAACCCCGCTCCGCCGAGGCCATGGTCGTGCTGGGCGGGCAGTATTTCCGCCCCGTCCACGCCGCCCGGCTCTACGCCCGGGGCCTGGCCCCGGAGGTCTGGATCTCGCGCCCCGAGACGCCCCCCGAGGCCACCCTGCTGCCCCAGGTGGGCGTGGACCTGCCCCCGCAGGAGGAGATCTACCGCCGCCTGCTGGTGCTGCACGGCGTGCCCGAGGCGGCCATCCACTTCTATGGGCGGGAAGTGCAGAGCACCGCCGAGGAGGCCACCCTGCTGGCCCAGGCCCTGCGCGCCCGGCCCCAGGGCCCGCCGCAGACGCTGCTGGTGGTCACCTCGCCCTACCATGTGCTGCGCGCGCGGCTGATCTTCGAGGCAGCCTTCCCGGGCACGCAGGTGCTGGCCGTGGCCACGCCCGACGAGCCCTTCCCCCGGCGCTGGTGGAGCAGGCAGGGCAGCGCGGTGCGCGTGGTCAACGAGACGGCCAAGCTGACCTGGTACCTGCTGGGCGGCCGCTTCTCCTCCTCGGCCCCGGCCCCGGCGCCCGCCCCGGCCCCCGGCTCCTGA
- the tgt gene encoding tRNA guanosine(34) transglycosylase Tgt encodes MAAPGDFQVFATEGRARLGALQTAHGLVRTPAFMPVGTVGSVKGVDPRDLTEVGAQIILGNTYHLYLRPGDEVVARRGGLHRFNGWHGPILTDSGGFQVFSLSELRRITPDGVEFRSHLDGSKHFFSPEKSISIQQNLGSDIMMVFDECAAAGSPRDYVVRALELTTAWARRCREFHEPGRGGQLLFGICQGGFHEDLRERSIEELSAIPFEGYALGGLSVGETKPEMLRILRHSAPLLPEGKPRYLMGVGTPLDILDGIEAGIDMFDCVLPTRNARTGTLFTSQGRVNIKRAEYKEDDAPLDPACSCSTCRTFSRAYLRHLYVSRELLAYRLNTIHNLAYFLDLARGARQALRQGRFAAYKQAVEAVYGVNA; translated from the coding sequence CTGGCCGCCCCGGGCGATTTCCAGGTATTCGCCACCGAGGGCCGCGCCCGGCTGGGCGCGCTGCAAACCGCCCACGGGCTGGTGCGCACCCCGGCCTTCATGCCCGTGGGCACCGTGGGCAGCGTCAAGGGCGTGGACCCGCGCGACCTGACCGAGGTCGGCGCGCAGATCATCCTGGGCAACACCTACCACCTCTACCTGCGCCCGGGCGACGAGGTGGTGGCCCGGCGCGGCGGGCTGCACCGCTTCAACGGCTGGCATGGGCCGATCCTCACCGATTCCGGGGGGTTCCAGGTCTTCAGCCTCTCGGAGCTGCGCCGCATCACCCCCGACGGCGTGGAATTCCGCTCGCACCTGGACGGCTCGAAGCATTTCTTCTCGCCCGAGAAGTCCATCTCCATCCAGCAGAACCTGGGCTCGGACATCATGATGGTCTTCGACGAGTGCGCCGCCGCCGGGAGCCCGCGCGACTATGTGGTGCGCGCCCTGGAGCTGACCACGGCCTGGGCCCGGCGCTGCCGCGAGTTCCACGAGCCGGGCCGGGGCGGCCAGCTGCTTTTCGGCATCTGCCAGGGCGGCTTCCACGAGGACCTGCGCGAGCGCAGCATCGAGGAACTTTCGGCCATCCCCTTCGAGGGCTACGCCCTGGGCGGGCTCTCCGTTGGCGAAACCAAGCCCGAGATGCTGCGCATCCTGCGCCACTCGGCGCCCCTGCTCCCCGAGGGCAAGCCGCGCTACCTCATGGGCGTGGGCACGCCGCTGGACATCCTCGACGGCATCGAGGCGGGCATCGACATGTTCGACTGCGTGCTGCCCACGCGCAACGCGCGCACGGGCACCCTGTTCACCTCCCAGGGCCGCGTGAACATCAAGCGCGCCGAGTACAAGGAGGACGACGCGCCCCTGGACCCGGCCTGCTCCTGCTCCACCTGCCGGACCTTCTCGCGGGCCTACCTGCGCCACCTCTACGTCAGCCGCGAGCTGCTCGCCTACCGGCTGAACACCATCCACAACCTGGCCTACTTCCTGGACCTGGCGCGCGGCGCGCGCCAGGCCCTGCGCCAGGGGCGCTTCGCGGCCTACAAGCAGGCCGTGGAGGCCGTCTACGGAGTCAACGCATGA
- the nth gene encoding endonuclease III, producing the protein MKTKDRALEIVARLRRRYPDPRSELHWETPWQLLAATMLSAQCTDARVNAITPELFRRWPGPEAMAQADTAQVETVIHSAGFFRQKAKSLVGAARLLMERHGGQVPAAMADLTALPGVARKTANIVLANAFGLQEGVAVDTHVRRLAGRLGLTRSQDPARIEKDLMALVPRPDWGDFNHMLVLFGRQVCPARSPRCAACELADICPKRGVKTT; encoded by the coding sequence ATGAAAACCAAGGACCGCGCCCTGGAGATCGTGGCCCGCCTCAGGCGGCGCTACCCCGACCCCCGCTCCGAGCTGCACTGGGAAACCCCCTGGCAGCTCCTGGCGGCGACCATGCTCTCGGCCCAGTGCACCGACGCCCGCGTCAACGCCATCACCCCCGAGCTGTTCCGCCGCTGGCCCGGCCCCGAGGCCATGGCCCAGGCCGATACGGCCCAGGTGGAAACGGTCATCCATTCGGCGGGGTTTTTCCGCCAGAAGGCCAAGAGCCTGGTGGGCGCGGCGCGGCTGCTCATGGAGCGCCACGGCGGCCAGGTGCCCGCGGCCATGGCCGACCTCACGGCCCTGCCCGGCGTGGCCCGCAAGACGGCCAACATCGTGCTCGCCAACGCCTTCGGCCTCCAGGAGGGCGTCGCCGTGGACACCCACGTCCGGCGCCTGGCCGGGCGCCTGGGCCTGACCCGCAGCCAGGACCCCGCACGTATCGAAAAGGATCTCATGGCCCTGGTGCCCCGGCCCGACTGGGGCGACTTCAACCACATGCTGGTGCTCTTCGGGCGCCAGGTCTGCCCGGCCCGCTCGCCGCGCTGCGCCGCCTGCGAGCTGGCCGACATCTGCCCGAAGCGCGGAGTGAAGACGACGTGA
- a CDS encoding ARMT1-like domain-containing protein, which translates to MTPDYGFTSVANLRYGRSPRLDAWLLHFMTENNLDHAIDPEKNASPEQIRFMVALPDEQSVYGPFSDRRLPLLLSSRMDAGLRREYHEKWVALVRLVRRFVGDRALRKRILLLCSHKYRMIQATPIIIPSRLMKRFITIFLSLCGEVDPYRGIKARYNAQAQEAVESPELDRMLNVCPDGALACRRLSDFRFDLDMVELTRLMILSTLSGLWTGPYYQAACETIRDKDLEDQRATRLLAETFTRGRNKGLKVLYIPDTSGGLMLDLRIIRTLIRQGHRVMLALKEGFHFDGPTFWDRFHDPVLHRQLDGAHFMEDNRASKNALLRALREHPLLIISDGTREELNFYRTSVTFARAWKEADLVLAKGEPQHRRLLRTAQEFTRDILCFHRDEDGAFSLRFKPKAESVVKFSEGELLGKAEELIAAMREARSQGQTVMFYSAIIGSIPGQTSMAIKVVDTFVRDLRAKLEHAYIINPAEHFEEGMDADDLMFMWETVQRSGMIQVWRFQTAQDIERSFELMGSRVPPVWAGKDSTFSTGCTKEMRIALDMQRKYPEMQIIGPTAERFFRRSEYGVGKFSDQVLG; encoded by the coding sequence ATGACCCCCGACTACGGCTTCACCTCCGTGGCCAACCTGCGCTACGGGCGCTCGCCCCGGCTAGACGCCTGGCTCTTGCACTTCATGACCGAGAACAATCTCGACCACGCCATAGACCCCGAAAAGAACGCCTCCCCGGAGCAGATCCGCTTCATGGTCGCCCTGCCCGACGAGCAGTCGGTGTACGGCCCGTTCTCCGACCGGCGCCTGCCGCTGCTGCTCAGTTCGCGCATGGACGCCGGGCTGCGCCGCGAATACCACGAGAAGTGGGTCGCCCTGGTGAGGCTGGTGCGCCGCTTCGTGGGCGACCGGGCGCTGCGCAAGCGCATCCTGCTCCTTTGCAGCCACAAGTACCGCATGATCCAGGCCACGCCGATCATCATCCCCTCGCGGCTGATGAAGCGTTTCATCACCATCTTCCTGTCCCTGTGCGGCGAGGTGGACCCCTACCGGGGCATCAAGGCCCGCTACAACGCCCAGGCCCAGGAGGCCGTGGAGTCGCCGGAGCTGGACCGCATGCTCAACGTCTGCCCCGACGGCGCCCTGGCCTGCCGCCGCCTGTCCGATTTCCGCTTCGACCTCGACATGGTCGAGCTGACCCGGCTGATGATCCTTTCCACCCTTTCCGGGCTGTGGACCGGGCCCTACTACCAGGCCGCCTGCGAGACGATCCGCGACAAGGACCTGGAGGACCAGCGCGCCACCCGGCTGCTGGCCGAGACCTTCACCCGGGGCCGGAACAAGGGCCTGAAGGTCCTCTACATCCCCGACACCTCCGGCGGGCTGATGCTCGACCTGCGCATCATCCGGACCCTGATCCGCCAGGGGCACCGGGTCATGCTGGCCCTCAAGGAGGGCTTCCACTTCGACGGCCCGACCTTCTGGGACCGCTTCCACGACCCCGTGCTGCACCGCCAGCTCGACGGCGCGCACTTCATGGAGGACAACCGCGCCAGCAAGAACGCCCTCCTGCGCGCCCTGCGCGAGCACCCGCTGCTGATCATCTCCGACGGCACCCGCGAGGAGTTGAACTTCTACCGCACCAGCGTGACCTTCGCCCGGGCCTGGAAGGAAGCCGACCTGGTGCTGGCCAAGGGCGAGCCCCAGCACCGCCGCCTGCTGCGCACGGCCCAGGAGTTCACCCGCGACATCCTGTGCTTCCACCGCGACGAGGACGGGGCCTTCAGCCTGCGCTTCAAGCCCAAGGCCGAATCGGTGGTCAAGTTCAGCGAGGGCGAGCTGCTGGGCAAGGCCGAGGAACTCATCGCCGCCATGCGCGAGGCCCGCTCCCAGGGCCAGACCGTGATGTTCTACAGCGCCATCATCGGCTCCATCCCCGGCCAGACCTCCATGGCCATCAAGGTCGTGGACACCTTCGTGCGCGACCTGCGGGCCAAGCTGGAGCACGCCTATATCATCAACCCCGCCGAGCACTTCGAGGAGGGCATGGACGCCGACGACCTGATGTTCATGTGGGAGACGGTGCAGCGCAGCGGGATGATCCAGGTCTGGCGCTTCCAGACCGCCCAGGACATCGAGCGCAGCTTCGAGCTCATGGGCAGCCGGGTGCCGCCGGTGTGGGCCGGCAAGGACTCGACGTTCTCCACCGGCTGCACAAAGGAGATGCGCATCGCCCTGGACATGCAACGCAAGTACCCGGAGATGCAGATCATCGGCCCGACCGCCGAGCGGTTCTTCCGGCGCAGCGAATACGGGGTGGGCAAGTTCAGCGACCAGGTGCTGGGCTAG
- a CDS encoding TRAP transporter substrate-binding protein, which produces MTRILAALLCATLTLALGTRPGRAQEGALLLHSVYPAHSLHTRAAQALADEVRESTGGAVRIQVLPGGVPGLRGPDLLEAVRGGTPPLANMLMGEVSRTERAFAISTLPLLARSLADARRLHDRCRPLYETLCARWGQTLLLAAPWPPSGLFSRWPVHTMADLAGLRLRVYDTTMAGFFARAGARPVDLPWVDLLSALHGGAVDAVLTSPTSAVDVALWEHLPHFLALDLAYPLNMLTINTQALDALAPGHRAALLDAAARAQERLWLEVEHEAAQSLAAIQRHGVVVVRPDPSLEPALDALAQDMRREFLWRAGEDAATAIEAYLRP; this is translated from the coding sequence ATGACACGCATCCTCGCCGCGCTGCTGTGCGCAACCCTGACCCTGGCCCTCGGCACCCGCCCGGGCCGCGCGCAGGAAGGCGCCCTGCTCCTGCACTCCGTCTATCCCGCCCACAGCCTGCATACCCGCGCCGCCCAGGCCCTGGCCGACGAGGTGCGGGAGAGCACCGGCGGCGCCGTGCGCATCCAGGTGCTGCCGGGCGGCGTCCCGGGGCTGCGCGGGCCGGACCTGCTGGAGGCCGTGCGCGGCGGCACCCCGCCCCTGGCCAACATGCTCATGGGCGAGGTCTCGCGCACGGAGCGGGCTTTCGCCATCAGCACCCTGCCGCTGCTGGCGCGCTCCCTGGCCGACGCCAGGCGTCTGCACGACCGCTGCCGCCCGCTCTACGAAACCCTGTGCGCCCGCTGGGGCCAGACGCTGCTGCTGGCCGCGCCCTGGCCGCCGTCGGGCCTGTTCTCGCGCTGGCCGGTGCATACCATGGCCGATCTGGCCGGGCTGCGCCTGCGCGTGTACGACACGACCATGGCCGGGTTCTTCGCCCGCGCCGGAGCCCGGCCCGTGGACCTGCCCTGGGTCGATCTGCTCTCGGCCCTGCACGGCGGCGCCGTGGACGCCGTGCTGACCTCGCCGACCTCGGCCGTGGACGTTGCCCTGTGGGAGCACCTGCCCCACTTCCTGGCCCTGGACCTAGCCTACCCGCTGAACATGCTGACCATCAACACCCAGGCCCTGGACGCCCTGGCCCCGGGGCACCGCGCGGCACTGCTGGACGCCGCCGCCCGGGCCCAGGAGCGGCTGTGGCTTGAGGTCGAACACGAGGCGGCCCAGAGCCTTGCGGCCATCCAGCGCCACGGGGTGGTCGTGGTCCGGCCCGACCCGTCCCTGGAACCGGCCCTGGACGCCCTGGCCCAGGACATGCGCCGCGAATTCCTCTGGCGCGCCGGAGAGGACGCCGCCACCGCCATCGAAGCCTACCTGCGGCCCTGA
- a CDS encoding glycosyltransferase family 9 protein: MTATATTALPDRWLVVRLSALGDVVLTTGVLEHLRATLGWEFHFLTRAAFAPALQGLPAVKKLVLPEAGALRGAAWLKACRDLAARHEGFGLLDLHGTLRSRALGALWRGPVLRHPKFAVQRRLYGLTRGEGLRARLERLNVPQRYALAVLGEAPPREALRPVIHLREDELAYGRDLVAGLGDDVPVCALHPYATHAGKRWPTGHWQSLAQRLAMVGWKTVVIGRHPAPLFAVDPPEGTTDLTNATDIRQTCAILAQCQALVTGDSGPMHLGTAVGTRVVALFGPTVRAWGFAPSGPQDVVIETPLPCRPCSLHGGRGCRRGEQCMRDIDPDTVARAVLVRPGPEGGAA, translated from the coding sequence ATGACCGCGACCGCGACGACGGCCCTGCCCGACCGCTGGCTGGTGGTGCGCCTGAGCGCCCTGGGCGACGTGGTGCTGACCACCGGGGTGCTGGAACACCTGCGGGCCACCCTGGGCTGGGAGTTCCACTTCCTGACCCGCGCGGCCTTCGCCCCGGCCCTGCAGGGGCTGCCCGCCGTGAAAAAGCTCGTTCTGCCCGAGGCCGGGGCCCTGCGCGGCGCCGCGTGGCTCAAGGCCTGCCGCGATCTGGCCGCGCGCCACGAGGGCTTCGGCCTGCTCGACCTGCACGGCACCCTGCGCTCGCGGGCCCTGGGGGCCCTGTGGCGCGGGCCGGTGCTGCGCCACCCCAAGTTCGCCGTGCAGCGGCGCCTGTACGGGCTGACGCGCGGCGAGGGGCTGCGCGCGCGCCTGGAGCGCCTGAACGTGCCCCAGCGCTACGCCCTGGCCGTCCTGGGCGAGGCCCCGCCCCGCGAGGCCCTGCGCCCGGTGATCCACCTGCGCGAGGACGAGCTGGCCTACGGGCGCGACCTGGTGGCCGGGTTGGGCGACGACGTGCCCGTGTGCGCCCTGCACCCCTACGCCACCCACGCGGGCAAGCGCTGGCCCACGGGCCACTGGCAGTCTCTGGCCCAGCGCCTGGCCATGGTCGGCTGGAAGACGGTGGTCATCGGCAGGCATCCCGCGCCGCTGTTCGCCGTGGACCCGCCCGAGGGCACCACGGACCTGACCAACGCCACGGACATCCGCCAGACCTGCGCCATCCTCGCCCAGTGCCAGGCCCTGGTCACCGGCGACTCGGGGCCCATGCACCTGGGCACCGCCGTGGGCACGCGGGTGGTGGCCCTGTTCGGGCCCACGGTGCGCGCCTGGGGCTTCGCGCCCAGCGGCCCGCAGGATGTGGTCATCGAAACGCCCCTGCCCTGCCGCCCCTGCTCGCTGCACGGGGGCCGGGGCTGCCGCCGGGGCGAGCAGTGCATGCGCGACATCGACCCCGACACCGTGGCCCGGGCCGTGCTGGTGCGCCCCGGCCCCGAGGGCGGGGCCGCGTAG
- a CDS encoding glycosyltransferase family 9 protein, protein MKIALWNTAFLGDAVLTLPLLHTLAQGCPGADIHFYVRAGLEGLFAAQPELACVHGFAKRGGQAGLAGAYAMGRAAARERFDLWISAHTSLRSALVARWSSAPRRIGYARPLLNQYAYTHTVDRAFHRLDEIERLLRLAEPLGLAPVAEPRLVLPAPALERAAAFLHSLGGEPVLGIHPGSTWPTKQWPPEYFTRVLELALAAGMRVALFAGPGEEALARKVLADARAPHKAERVADLCGALALPDLAAHIGGLGCYLTGDSGPMHLAWVQGVPVTAIFGPTVRRLGFFPRGPRSTVLEADLPCRPCSLHGPRTCPLGHHRCMRDVTPEAAFASVAAQMGMTP, encoded by the coding sequence ATGAAGATCGCCCTGTGGAACACGGCCTTTCTGGGCGACGCGGTGCTGACCCTGCCGCTCCTCCACACCCTGGCCCAGGGCTGCCCGGGGGCGGACATCCATTTCTACGTGCGCGCGGGCCTGGAGGGGCTCTTCGCCGCCCAGCCGGAGCTGGCGTGCGTGCACGGCTTTGCCAAGCGCGGCGGGCAGGCCGGGCTGGCCGGGGCCTACGCCATGGGCCGCGCCGCCGCCCGCGAGCGGTTCGATCTGTGGATCTCGGCCCACACCAGCCTGCGCAGCGCCCTGGTGGCCCGCTGGTCCAGCGCGCCCCGGCGCATCGGCTACGCGCGGCCCCTGCTCAACCAGTACGCCTACACCCACACCGTGGACCGCGCCTTCCACCGCCTGGACGAGATCGAACGCCTGCTGCGCCTGGCCGAACCCCTGGGGCTCGCGCCCGTGGCCGAGCCCCGGCTGGTGCTGCCCGCCCCGGCCCTGGAGCGCGCGGCGGCCTTTCTCCACTCCCTGGGGGGCGAGCCCGTGCTGGGCATCCACCCCGGCTCCACCTGGCCCACCAAGCAGTGGCCCCCGGAATACTTCACCCGCGTGCTGGAGCTGGCCCTGGCCGCCGGGATGCGCGTGGCGCTCTTTGCCGGGCCCGGCGAGGAAGCCCTGGCGCGCAAGGTACTGGCCGACGCCCGCGCCCCGCACAAGGCCGAGCGCGTGGCCGACCTGTGCGGGGCCCTGGCCCTGCCGGACCTGGCCGCGCATATCGGCGGCCTGGGCTGCTACCTCACGGGCGACTCCGGGCCCATGCACCTGGCCTGGGTCCAGGGCGTGCCGGTGACGGCCATCTTCGGGCCCACGGTGCGCCGCCTGGGCTTTTTCCCGCGCGGGCCGCGCTCCACGGTGCTGGAGGCGGACCTGCCCTGCCGCCCCTGCTCGCTGCACGGGCCGCGCACCTGCCCCCTGGGGCACCACCGCTGCATGCGCGACGTGACGCCCGAGGCGGCCTTCGCCTCGGTGGCCGCACAGATGGGGATGACGCCATGA